A stretch of the Tardiphaga sp. 709 genome encodes the following:
- the phaR gene encoding polyhydroxyalkanoate synthesis repressor PhaR yields the protein MAKSDQPTTIKKYANRRLYNTGTSTYVTLEDLAAMVKDGEDFLVYDAKTGDDITRSVLAQIIFEQENKAGQNLLPTTFLRQLIRFYGDSMQMVVPKYLEQSIDSLTREQEKFRKQMTNTFSMTPFAPLEETVRRNMELFQQTFAMFKPFVPPRGGAAAAEPEKAPEPTAEPADTMDDLRRQMKEMQERLERMSHEPKPE from the coding sequence ATGGCGAAATCAGATCAACCCACGACAATCAAAAAATATGCGAACCGCCGGCTTTATAATACCGGAACAAGCACTTACGTGACGCTTGAAGATCTCGCTGCGATGGTAAAGGACGGCGAGGATTTTCTCGTCTATGACGCCAAGACCGGCGACGATATTACCCGCTCGGTGCTGGCCCAGATCATCTTCGAACAGGAAAACAAGGCTGGCCAGAATCTGCTGCCGACCACTTTCCTACGCCAGCTGATCCGCTTCTATGGCGACAGCATGCAGATGGTGGTGCCGAAGTATCTTGAGCAGTCCATCGACAGCCTGACGCGCGAGCAGGAGAAATTCCGCAAGCAGATGACGAACACGTTCAGCATGACGCCGTTCGCGCCGCTTGAGGAAACCGTTCGTCGCAACATGGAATTGTTTCAGCAGACCTTCGCGATGTTCAAGCCGTTCGTGCCGCCGCGCGGCGGCGCTGCGGCGGCGGAGCCGGAAAAGGCGCCGGAGCCGACCGCTGAGCCTGCCGACACCATGGATGACCTGCGTCGCCAGATGAAGGAAATGCAGGAACGCCTCGAGCGCATGTCGCACGAGCCGAAGCCGGAATAA
- a CDS encoding methylated-DNA--[protein]-cysteine S-methyltransferase produces MAKQPIPLTLDRLDTPIGIALLATNHGGALCALDWIDYEERLLTLLRRYYGTVELIENSAPSEIRTALSRYFDGDLNQLDGITCHIPGTPFQNRIWTALRKIPAGSTLSYGTLAAQLGVPNAMRAVGHANGANPLSVVVPCHRLIGANGSLTGYGGGIARKRWLLEHEGVAVK; encoded by the coding sequence ATGGCGAAGCAACCCATCCCACTGACTCTCGACCGGCTCGACACCCCGATCGGCATCGCGCTGCTGGCGACGAACCACGGTGGCGCACTCTGCGCACTCGACTGGATCGATTACGAAGAGCGCTTGCTGACTTTGCTGCGTCGTTACTATGGGACGGTCGAACTGATCGAGAACTCGGCACCATCCGAAATCCGCACCGCACTCTCACGCTATTTCGACGGCGACCTCAACCAACTCGATGGCATCACCTGCCACATCCCCGGCACGCCGTTTCAGAACCGTATCTGGACGGCACTGCGAAAAATCCCTGCAGGCAGCACACTCAGCTACGGCACGCTGGCGGCGCAACTCGGCGTGCCCAATGCGATGCGCGCCGTCGGTCATGCCAATGGTGCAAATCCCCTGAGTGTCGTCGTGCCCTGCCATCGCCTGATCGGCGCCAACGGTTCGCTCACCGGCTATGGCGGCGGCATCGCCCGCAAGCGCTGGCTGCTGGAGCATGAAGGCGTTGCAGTGAAGTAG
- the xerD gene encoding site-specific tyrosine recombinase XerD produces the protein MSTRPASDSKLSGLFLDMLAAEQGAGVNTLDAYRRDLEDFSEFATGAKSSFMAADTQLLRDYLEDLDERGFKSTTVARRLSAIRHLFRFLLSEKIRSDDPAAILSGPKRGRSLPKVLSIADVDRMLVQARTQAQNAEASAQQRLRDARLYCLLEVLYATGLRVSELVSLPLTAARRDARMIVVRGKGNKERLVPLNETAKQAMAEYLAAMTELQKAQPKKSAASKWLFPSFGESGHLTRQHFARDLKELAAASGIAQRLVSPHVLRHAFASHLLHNGADLRIVQTLLGHTDISTTQIYTHVVEERLKSLVRDLHPLAEK, from the coding sequence ATGAGCACCCGTCCTGCCTCCGATTCGAAACTTTCCGGCCTGTTCCTCGACATGCTCGCCGCCGAACAGGGCGCTGGCGTGAATACTCTGGACGCCTATCGCCGCGACCTCGAAGATTTCTCCGAATTCGCCACCGGAGCGAAATCCAGCTTCATGGCAGCCGACACCCAGTTGCTGCGCGACTACCTGGAAGACCTCGACGAGCGCGGCTTTAAATCGACCACCGTTGCGCGGCGGCTGTCCGCCATACGGCATCTGTTTCGCTTTCTGCTCAGCGAAAAAATCCGCAGCGACGATCCAGCAGCCATCCTGTCCGGCCCCAAGCGTGGCCGCAGTCTGCCCAAGGTGCTGTCGATCGCCGATGTCGACCGTATGCTGGTGCAGGCGCGCACGCAGGCGCAAAACGCGGAGGCTTCGGCGCAGCAGCGGTTGCGCGATGCCCGACTCTACTGCCTGCTCGAAGTACTTTACGCCACCGGGCTTCGTGTCTCCGAGCTGGTGTCGCTACCGCTCACCGCAGCGCGGCGCGATGCCCGCATGATCGTGGTGCGCGGCAAGGGCAACAAGGAGCGGCTGGTGCCGCTCAACGAAACTGCCAAACAGGCGATGGCCGAATATCTCGCCGCGATGACCGAGTTGCAGAAGGCTCAACCAAAAAAGAGTGCAGCCTCGAAATGGCTGTTTCCGTCTTTTGGCGAGAGCGGCCACCTCACCCGACAGCATTTCGCGCGCGACCTGAAAGAACTTGCGGCGGCATCCGGCATTGCGCAGCGGCTGGTGTCGCCGCACGTGCTGCGCCACGCCTTCGCCAGCCATCTGCTGCATAACGGCGCCGATCTTCGCATCGTGCAGACTCTGCTCGGTCATACCGATATTTCGACGACGCAGATCTACACCCATGTGGTGGAAGAGCGGCTCAAGAGCCTGGTCCGAGACCTGCATCCGCTCGCGGAAAAATAG
- a CDS encoding OsmC family protein, whose protein sequence is MDATALRATQAPIKELYKTDPKAAFITLKAKGSIDSDGIACKVETGRQIAAAGLHPATGGSGLELCSGDMLLEALVACAGVTLKSVATAVEIPLKSGNVTAEGDLDFRGTLGVDKEAPVGFAEIRLRFDVDTDAPQDKLDLLLKLTERYCVVYQTIKHGPKVSVSLNRV, encoded by the coding sequence ATGGACGCCACCGCGCTTCGCGCCACCCAGGCCCCCATCAAAGAGCTCTACAAGACCGATCCAAAGGCTGCCTTCATCACGCTCAAAGCCAAGGGCTCGATCGACAGTGACGGCATCGCCTGCAAGGTCGAGACAGGCCGGCAAATCGCCGCTGCCGGTCTGCACCCTGCAACTGGCGGCTCCGGACTTGAACTGTGTTCGGGCGACATGCTGTTGGAAGCATTGGTGGCCTGCGCCGGCGTCACACTGAAATCAGTGGCCACCGCGGTCGAAATTCCCTTGAAGTCCGGCAATGTGACAGCCGAGGGCGATCTCGATTTCCGCGGCACGCTCGGCGTCGACAAGGAAGCCCCGGTCGGCTTCGCCGAAATCCGCCTGCGCTTCGACGTCGACACCGACGCGCCGCAGGACAAGCTCGATCTGCTGCTGAAGCTGACCGAGCGTTATTGCGTGGTCTACCAGACCATCAAACATGGCCCGAAGGTTTCGGTGTCCCTCAACAGAGTGTAA
- a CDS encoding histidine kinase: MPSLFRFLTVVAVIVGVVYGVIFALANFVNPKPRDMTVTIQPDKFLKK, encoded by the coding sequence ATGCCCAGCCTGTTCCGCTTTTTGACGGTCGTCGCGGTGATCGTCGGCGTGGTCTATGGCGTCATCTTCGCGCTTGCCAATTTCGTCAACCCGAAGCCGCGGGACATGACGGTCACCATCCAGCCGGACAAATTTCTCAAGAAATAG
- a CDS encoding cupin domain-containing protein has protein sequence MTGKTPTAAEIIATLGLQPHPEGGHYRETFRDSRVDAGGRAASTAIYFLLARGERSHWHRIDAVEIWHYHAGAPLTLEIANDAGQRMITLGPDVAAGQEPQGIVPPHAWQAASTTGDWTLVGCTVAPGFDFATFELAPKGWKPD, from the coding sequence ATGACAGGCAAGACGCCAACTGCAGCCGAGATCATCGCGACGCTCGGCCTGCAGCCGCATCCCGAAGGCGGCCACTACCGCGAGACGTTTCGCGACAGTCGCGTAGATGCCGGCGGGCGGGCGGCCTCAACGGCGATCTACTTCCTGCTAGCGCGTGGCGAGCGCTCGCACTGGCATCGCATCGATGCTGTCGAGATCTGGCACTATCATGCGGGCGCTCCGCTCACGCTGGAAATCGCCAACGACGCCGGCCAGCGCATGATCACGCTCGGGCCGGACGTCGCCGCTGGACAAGAGCCGCAAGGCATTGTCCCACCGCATGCCTGGCAGGCCGCCTCTACCACTGGCGACTGGACACTGGTCGGCTGCACCGTGGCGCCGGGTTTCGATTTCGCGACGTTTGAGTTGGCCCCGAAGGGCTGGAAACCCGACTAG
- the phbB gene encoding acetoacetyl-CoA reductase, with protein MARVALVTGGTRGIGAAISKALKIAGYSVAASYAGNDAAAEKFKSETGIGTYKWDVGSFDECAAGVKKVEADLGPVEVLVNNAGITMDGAFHKMTPEQWNKVVNTNLGSLFNMTRQVIEGMRERKFGRVINISSINGQKGQFGQVNYSAAKAGDIGFTKALALENAKLGITVNVICPGYINTEMVQAVPLAVLEKSILPQIPVNRLGEPEEIARAVVFLAADESGFFTGSTMTINGGQYHA; from the coding sequence ATGGCGCGCGTAGCATTGGTGACCGGTGGAACACGAGGGATTGGCGCTGCGATCAGCAAGGCTTTGAAAATTGCGGGATACAGCGTCGCGGCAAGCTATGCCGGCAATGATGCCGCCGCCGAGAAATTCAAAAGCGAGACGGGTATCGGCACCTACAAGTGGGATGTCGGTTCGTTCGATGAATGCGCCGCCGGCGTGAAAAAAGTCGAGGCCGATCTGGGACCGGTGGAAGTGCTGGTCAACAATGCCGGTATCACCATGGATGGCGCCTTCCACAAGATGACGCCGGAACAGTGGAACAAGGTGGTTAACACCAATCTCGGTTCGCTATTCAACATGACCCGTCAGGTGATCGAGGGTATGCGCGAACGTAAGTTCGGCCGTGTCATCAACATTTCATCGATCAACGGGCAGAAGGGCCAATTCGGCCAGGTCAACTATTCTGCCGCCAAGGCCGGCGACATCGGCTTCACCAAGGCATTGGCTCTCGAGAATGCCAAGCTCGGTATCACCGTCAACGTGATCTGTCCTGGCTACATTAACACCGAGATGGTGCAGGCCGTGCCGCTCGCCGTGCTTGAGAAGAGCATTTTGCCGCAGATCCCAGTCAATCGCCTCGGCGAGCCCGAGGAAATTGCACGCGCGGTGGTGTTCCTAGCTGCAGACGAGTCCGGCTTCTTCACTGGCTCGACCATGACCATCAATGGCGGGCAATATCACGCGTAA
- a CDS encoding acetyl-CoA C-acetyltransferase, whose protein sequence is MSDDVVIVSAARTPVGSFNGAFATMPAHDLGAIAIKAALERGKIDPARVSEVIMGQILTAAQGQNPARQASIAAGLPVETSAWGVNMLCGSGLRTVALGYQALLNGDSEIVVAGGQESMSMAPHAQYLRGGVKMGPVEFVDTMIKDGLWDAFNGYHMGNTAENVAKQYQITRQQQDEFAVASQQKAEAAQKAGKFKDEIVPVTIKGRKGDTVVDSDEYPRHGATIEAMAKLRPAFEKDGTVTAGSASGINDGAAAVVLMTAKQAAKEGLKPLARIVSWGQAGVDPKIMGTGPIPASRAALKKAGWTINDLDLIEANEAFAAQACAVNKDLGWDTSKVNVNGGAIAIGHPVGASGARVLVTLLHEMEKRDAKKGLATLCIGGGMGIAMCIARD, encoded by the coding sequence ATGTCAGACGATGTCGTCATCGTCAGCGCTGCCCGCACACCCGTCGGCAGCTTCAACGGCGCTTTCGCCACCATGCCGGCGCATGATCTCGGCGCCATTGCCATCAAGGCGGCGCTTGAGCGCGGCAAGATCGATCCGGCCCGCGTCTCCGAAGTCATCATGGGACAGATCCTCACTGCTGCGCAGGGCCAGAACCCCGCGCGTCAGGCCTCGATTGCTGCCGGCCTGCCGGTGGAAACTTCGGCCTGGGGCGTCAACATGCTGTGCGGCTCCGGCCTGCGCACGGTCGCGCTCGGCTATCAGGCGCTGCTCAATGGTGATTCGGAAATCGTCGTTGCCGGCGGTCAGGAATCCATGAGCATGGCCCCGCATGCGCAATATCTGCGCGGCGGCGTGAAAATGGGACCGGTGGAATTCGTCGACACCATGATCAAGGACGGTTTGTGGGATGCCTTCAACGGCTATCACATGGGTAACACCGCCGAGAACGTGGCAAAGCAGTACCAGATCACGCGCCAGCAGCAGGACGAGTTCGCTGTTGCATCGCAGCAGAAAGCGGAAGCTGCGCAGAAGGCCGGCAAGTTCAAGGACGAGATCGTTCCGGTCACCATCAAGGGCCGCAAGGGCGACACCGTGGTCGACAGCGACGAATATCCGCGCCACGGCGCCACGATCGAAGCCATGGCCAAGCTGCGTCCGGCCTTCGAGAAGGATGGTACCGTCACCGCCGGCTCGGCATCGGGCATCAATGACGGCGCCGCCGCCGTGGTGCTGATGACCGCCAAGCAGGCCGCCAAGGAAGGCCTCAAGCCGCTGGCCCGCATCGTGTCGTGGGGCCAGGCCGGCGTTGATCCGAAGATCATGGGCACTGGCCCGATCCCGGCATCGCGCGCCGCGCTGAAGAAGGCTGGCTGGACCATCAACGATCTCGACCTGATCGAAGCCAATGAAGCTTTTGCTGCGCAGGCTTGCGCCGTGAACAAGGACCTCGGCTGGGATACGTCGAAGGTTAACGTCAACGGTGGCGCGATCGCGATCGGTCATCCGGTGGGTGCATCTGGTGCGCGTGTTCTCGTCACGCTGTTGCACGAGATGGAAAAGCGCGACGCGAAGAAAGGCCTTGCCACGCTGTGCATCGGCGGCGGCATGGGCATCGCGATGTGCATTGCACGCGACTAA
- a CDS encoding shikimate kinase: MSETILPAIASALQEAAIVAALGKRSVVLVGMMGAGKSTIGRRMATRLRLPFVDADNEIEAAAGMSIPDIFEVHGEPHFRDGEARVIARLLDSGPILLATGGGAFLREETRQRIRDKAISLWLKADADVILRRIRRRENRPLLKTADPAATIARLIEARHPFYEQTDITIDSRDVPHEKIVEEGIIALHEHLFRPHAASAISEPTGDPLSSQL; this comes from the coding sequence ATGTCCGAGACCATCTTGCCGGCCATTGCCAGCGCACTCCAGGAGGCCGCCATCGTGGCGGCGCTGGGAAAGCGCTCGGTCGTGCTGGTGGGCATGATGGGCGCGGGCAAATCGACCATCGGCCGGCGCATGGCAACGCGGCTGCGGCTGCCCTTCGTCGATGCCGACAATGAGATCGAGGCGGCGGCCGGGATGTCGATCCCGGACATTTTCGAGGTCCATGGTGAGCCGCATTTCCGCGACGGCGAGGCGCGGGTGATCGCCCGGCTGCTGGACAGCGGACCGATCCTGCTGGCGACCGGCGGCGGTGCCTTCCTGCGCGAGGAGACCCGCCAGCGCATCCGCGACAAGGCGATCTCGCTGTGGCTGAAAGCTGATGCCGACGTGATCCTGCGCCGAATCCGGCGCCGGGAAAACCGTCCGCTGTTGAAGACCGCCGATCCCGCCGCGACCATTGCGCGGCTGATCGAGGCGCGCCATCCGTTCTATGAGCAGACCGATATCACGATCGACTCGCGTGACGTGCCGCATGAGAAGATCGTCGAGGAAGGCATCATCGCGCTGCATGAGCATCTGTTCCGCCCACACGCAGCTTCCGCCATTTCCGAACCGACAGGCGATCCCTTGAGTTCACAACTATGA
- the gloB gene encoding hydroxyacylglutathione hydrolase, with amino-acid sequence MAAEIRVFPCLSDNFGYLIHDPQSLKTAAIDAPEAGPIMKVLQREGWKLTDILVTHHHADHVGGIAELKKTYGCKVTAPHDQGTAIPEVDVRVAEGDTVQVGALTARVFETPGHTLDHICYVFDSELALFSADTLFSGGCGRVFEGTYPMMWQSLKKLRTLPDDYRVYCGHEYTATNMKFCLGIDANNEALKNRADEVAQLRAVGKPTIPVLLGLEKKTNVFLRADDPAIAAAVRLKGFSEDDVFGELRERKNKS; translated from the coding sequence ATGGCTGCTGAAATTCGCGTCTTCCCCTGCCTGTCCGACAATTTCGGCTACCTGATCCACGATCCGCAGAGCCTGAAGACTGCCGCGATCGACGCGCCGGAAGCCGGCCCCATCATGAAGGTGCTGCAACGCGAAGGCTGGAAGCTCACGGATATTCTGGTGACGCATCACCATGCGGACCATGTCGGCGGCATCGCCGAGCTGAAGAAAACTTATGGCTGCAAGGTCACAGCGCCGCACGATCAGGGCACGGCAATTCCTGAAGTCGACGTCCGCGTCGCCGAAGGCGATACCGTGCAGGTCGGCGCGCTCACCGCACGGGTGTTCGAGACCCCCGGCCATACGCTCGATCATATCTGCTACGTGTTCGACAGCGAGCTGGCGCTGTTCTCGGCCGACACGCTGTTTTCCGGCGGCTGCGGACGGGTGTTCGAAGGCACCTACCCGATGATGTGGCAGTCGCTGAAGAAGCTGCGCACACTGCCCGACGACTACCGGGTCTACTGCGGCCACGAATACACCGCGACCAACATGAAGTTCTGCCTCGGCATCGACGCCAACAACGAAGCGCTGAAGAATCGCGCCGACGAAGTGGCGCAGCTGCGCGCCGTCGGCAAGCCAACCATCCCGGTGCTGCTCGGGCTTGAGAAGAAGACCAACGTCTTCCTGCGCGCCGACGATCCGGCCATCGCCGCCGCCGTCCGCCTCAAGGGATTCAGCGAGGACGACGTGTTCGGCGAACTCCGTGAACGCAAGAACAAGTCCTGA
- a CDS encoding ABC transporter permease, with the protein MAMTLDTTASDVAEINEKSASNRRWQRFARPALGIVLPLTLALAWELAVWSGWSNGRLVPPPSRVFATIMELARSGELWRHITTTLSRVAAGFGLGVVAGTLLGAISGYWGIARRLLDPTVQALRAIPSIAWVPLFILWLGIFETSKVALIAVGVFFPVYLGVMGAILSVDRKIVEVGRTFRLSGPAMIRRILLPAVLPAYVVALRVGLGLGWMFVVAAEFMGASEGLGYLLIDGQQLGKPAQILAAITIFALLGKTTDWLIELITTPLLRWQDAFRPGGES; encoded by the coding sequence ATGGCCATGACGCTCGACACGACCGCATCCGACGTCGCGGAGATCAATGAAAAATCCGCATCCAACAGGCGCTGGCAGCGTTTCGCGCGGCCGGCGCTGGGCATCGTACTGCCGCTGACACTCGCGCTGGCATGGGAGCTAGCAGTTTGGTCCGGCTGGTCGAATGGCCGACTCGTGCCGCCGCCATCGCGCGTCTTTGCCACCATCATGGAGCTCGCCCGAAGCGGCGAACTCTGGCGCCATATCACTACGACGCTGTCGCGCGTTGCCGCCGGCTTCGGGCTTGGCGTCGTCGCCGGAACGCTGCTCGGCGCGATCTCCGGCTATTGGGGCATCGCACGACGGTTGCTCGATCCCACCGTTCAGGCGCTGCGCGCCATTCCATCGATCGCCTGGGTGCCGCTGTTCATCCTGTGGCTCGGCATTTTCGAAACCTCGAAGGTCGCGTTGATTGCCGTGGGCGTGTTCTTTCCCGTTTATCTCGGCGTGATGGGCGCGATCCTCTCGGTCGATCGCAAGATCGTCGAGGTCGGCCGCACCTTCCGCCTCTCCGGCCCCGCCATGATCCGCCGCATCCTGCTGCCCGCAGTGCTGCCGGCCTATGTTGTTGCACTCCGCGTCGGCCTCGGGCTCGGCTGGATGTTCGTCGTCGCCGCCGAATTCATGGGCGCTTCCGAAGGGCTCGGCTATCTCCTGATCGACGGCCAGCAGCTTGGCAAGCCGGCGCAGATCCTCGCCGCGATCACCATCTTCGCATTGCTCGGCAAGACCACCGACTGGCTGATCGAATTGATCACGACGCCACTGCTGCGCTGGCAGGATGCGTTCCGTCCGGGCGGAGAGAGCTGA
- a CDS encoding class I SAM-dependent methyltransferase, with protein sequence MTIDVIDLRDFYSRRLGIVARRLINRGIQAHWPDAEGQRVLGLGYPTPYLGLFRENSERCIAFMPAAQGVLKWPTAKPALATLVDEFSLPLPDAAVDRIILVHALEMSDDPEGLLREVWRVLAPSGRLMAVIPNRRGVWTRTDSTPFGHGRPYSRSQITQLLRQTWFTPTAWSEALFMPPVGMGWFLRSAMAWERIGAALSMPFAGVHIVEATKQVYRAIPAKRERTRLIPALQPVLVPTSGMRRDDETDHLGEAEPHSR encoded by the coding sequence ATGACCATCGATGTGATCGATCTCCGGGATTTCTATTCGCGCCGCCTCGGTATCGTGGCGCGGCGGCTGATCAATCGCGGTATTCAGGCGCATTGGCCGGATGCCGAAGGCCAGCGCGTGCTCGGTCTGGGGTACCCAACACCGTATCTCGGCCTTTTCCGGGAGAATTCCGAACGCTGCATCGCCTTCATGCCGGCGGCGCAGGGGGTGCTGAAATGGCCGACGGCAAAGCCCGCGCTGGCCACACTGGTCGACGAATTCTCGCTGCCGCTGCCGGATGCCGCCGTCGATCGCATCATCCTGGTGCACGCCCTGGAAATGTCCGACGATCCCGAAGGTTTGCTCCGCGAGGTCTGGCGCGTGCTTGCGCCGTCCGGCCGGTTGATGGCAGTGATTCCGAATCGCCGGGGCGTCTGGACCCGCACCGACTCGACGCCGTTCGGTCACGGCCGCCCCTATTCGCGCTCGCAGATCACGCAGTTGCTGCGACAGACCTGGTTTACGCCGACAGCGTGGAGCGAGGCGCTGTTCATGCCGCCGGTCGGGATGGGCTGGTTTCTGCGCTCGGCGATGGCGTGGGAGCGGATTGGCGCGGCGTTGTCGATGCCGTTCGCCGGCGTGCATATCGTCGAAGCGACCAAACAGGTCTATCGGGCGATCCCCGCCAAGCGCGAACGCACGCGGCTGATTCCGGCGCTGCAGCCAGTACTGGTGCCGACCTCCGGGATGCGGCGTGACGATGAGACGGATCATCTTGGCGAGGCCGAGCCGCACTCGCGCTGA
- a CDS encoding MliC family protein — MLSRRGQTITRAAATAAGLAVAALAPFSAEANPATVDYICTPALPGGDKISVDYNSGGTSITLFYPNGETLRMPIQRSGSGFRYGEGNVGIAGKGQTTITLQIAGQPARQCVTPR; from the coding sequence ATGCTGTCACGCCGAGGTCAAACAATCACAAGGGCGGCGGCGACGGCCGCGGGTCTGGCCGTGGCAGCACTCGCGCCATTCTCCGCCGAGGCCAATCCGGCGACGGTCGATTACATCTGCACCCCTGCGCTGCCGGGCGGCGACAAGATCTCCGTCGATTACAATTCAGGCGGCACGTCGATCACCCTGTTCTATCCCAATGGCGAAACGCTCCGCATGCCGATCCAGAGATCCGGCTCGGGCTTCCGCTACGGCGAAGGCAATGTCGGGATTGCCGGCAAGGGCCAGACCACCATCACGCTGCAGATTGCCGGCCAGCCCGCGCGCCAATGTGTGACACCGCGCTGA
- a CDS encoding ABC transporter ATP-binding protein, with product MLALDKVGKTYPNGVHAIERFTAQIPQGEIVAIIGGSGCGKSTLLRAVAGLDRASTGSIRIDNIDIRAPHEKIGIIFQEPRLLPWLSVADNIGFGLSDLPVATRREKVAQALARVGLSDKAKAWPRELSGGQAQRVAIARALVPQPEVLLLDEPFSALDAFTRRDLQDHLLDLWADTRPTLILVTHDVDEAVVLADRVLVMRPRPGRLFAEIDVGLARPRDRASPLFDAVKRRVLNALDRSLDRDVPDSAPAETVGAWW from the coding sequence ATGCTCGCCCTAGACAAGGTCGGCAAGACCTATCCCAACGGCGTCCATGCGATCGAGCGCTTCACCGCGCAAATCCCGCAGGGCGAGATCGTTGCCATCATCGGCGGCTCCGGCTGCGGAAAATCGACGCTGCTGCGCGCCGTCGCCGGTCTCGACCGTGCCTCGACCGGCAGCATCCGCATCGACAATATCGATATCCGCGCGCCGCACGAGAAAATCGGCATCATCTTCCAGGAGCCGCGGCTGCTGCCGTGGCTGAGCGTCGCCGACAATATCGGCTTCGGCCTGTCCGACCTTCCCGTCGCCACACGGCGCGAGAAAGTCGCGCAGGCCCTGGCGCGCGTCGGCCTGTCCGATAAAGCCAAGGCATGGCCGCGCGAATTGTCCGGCGGTCAGGCGCAGCGCGTCGCCATTGCCCGTGCATTGGTGCCGCAGCCGGAAGTACTCCTGCTCGACGAACCGTTCTCAGCGCTCGACGCCTTCACGCGCCGCGATCTGCAGGATCATCTCCTCGATCTCTGGGCCGATACACGGCCGACGCTGATCCTTGTCACCCATGACGTCGACGAAGCTGTCGTGCTGGCCGATCGCGTGCTGGTGATGCGTCCGCGGCCCGGCCGGCTGTTCGCCGAGATCGATGTCGGCCTCGCCCGTCCCCGCGACCGTGCCTCACCGCTGTTCGACGCCGTGAAGCGCCGCGTGCTCAACGCACTGGATCGATCGCTGGATCGCGACGTGCCCGATAGCGCGCCCGCCGAGACCGTCGGCGCGTGGTGGTGA
- a CDS encoding aliphatic sulfonate ABC transporter substrate-binding protein, with translation MFTMSRRAVAGLIAAAALLPGATFAAEPLKEIRLDWATYNPVSIILKQNGLLEKEFAKDGVKITWVQSAGSNKALEFLNAGSIDFGSTAGSAALVAKINGNPIKSVYVYSRPEWTALVTGKDSKIASVADLKGKRVAVTRGTDPHIFLVRALLGAGLTDKDITPVLLQHADGKAALIRGDVDAWAGLDPMMAQAEVEDGAKLFFRKPDANTWGILNVREQFLKDYPDAARRVLAVYEDARKYSLENYPELKKAFIGVTKLPDAVVDKQLKERTELTHSRIGAPQRESILAAGLALQQAGVIDAKVDVKATVDALIDDQVPLPKS, from the coding sequence ATGTTCACGATGTCACGGCGCGCTGTCGCCGGTCTGATTGCTGCGGCTGCACTGCTGCCCGGAGCTACCTTCGCCGCCGAGCCGCTCAAGGAAATCCGGCTCGATTGGGCGACCTACAATCCGGTCTCCATCATCCTCAAGCAGAATGGCCTGCTGGAGAAGGAATTCGCCAAGGACGGCGTGAAGATCACCTGGGTACAGTCGGCCGGCTCCAACAAGGCGCTCGAATTCCTCAATGCGGGGTCCATCGATTTCGGCTCGACCGCGGGCTCCGCCGCGCTGGTGGCAAAAATCAACGGCAACCCGATCAAGTCGGTCTATGTCTATTCGCGTCCGGAATGGACGGCGCTGGTCACCGGCAAGGACTCCAAGATCGCCTCCGTCGCCGATCTCAAGGGCAAGCGGGTCGCGGTGACCCGCGGCACCGATCCCCACATTTTCCTGGTCCGCGCTTTGCTCGGCGCCGGCCTGACCGACAAGGACATCACGCCAGTTCTGCTGCAGCATGCCGACGGCAAGGCCGCGCTGATCCGCGGCGACGTCGATGCATGGGCCGGACTCGATCCGATGATGGCGCAGGCCGAGGTTGAGGACGGCGCCAAGCTGTTCTTCCGCAAGCCCGACGCCAACACCTGGGGCATCCTCAATGTGCGCGAGCAATTCCTGAAAGATTATCCGGATGCCGCCCGCCGTGTGCTCGCCGTCTATGAGGACGCCCGCAAATATTCGCTGGAGAATTATCCCGAGCTGAAGAAGGCCTTTATCGGCGTCACCAAGCTGCCCGACGCCGTCGTCGACAAGCAGCTCAAGGAACGCACCGAGCTGACCCACAGCCGCATCGGCGCACCGCAGCGCGAGTCCATCCTCGCCGCAGGCTTGGCATTGCAGCAGGCCGGTGTGATCGACGCCAAAGTTGATGTGAAGGCAACGGTCGACGCTTTGATCGACGATCAAGTTCCACTGCCGAAGAGCTAA